The sequence below is a genomic window from Glandiceps talaboti chromosome 14, keGlaTala1.1, whole genome shotgun sequence.
ccTGTAGGGAGAGAACGAGTCGACTATGACAGTTCTGATAGTTCAGACGATGAAGTGTCTTCAGAGGATGAAACAGAGGTAaaatttgttatgtttaacagaCTCCATGGCGTTCCTTTGTGTTGAATGATATGCacgcgcgtgtgtgtgcatgtggtgGGGCGGGGACGGGAGAGTGGTAGGAGAAGGCCCCTCTCATTATCCCATGCAAACAATGGTTTCATACCACAGTTTCAATATCTTCCATCAGGAAAAAGAGTTTTTTGGCTGTTGGTGAAGTCAGGATTTCATGTGCAAAATAGAACAATATATCAAATCACGATTACAACAAAGAACAGTGACGTAAGGAGCAATGGGgtcagaaacaacaacaacatcaacaacaacaacaacaacaataacaacaacaacagccacTAACAAATCAACTATTAAAGCTACAACAAATAGATTTACGAATGCAACAAGCAAagaaacaataaacaaacaccGGGAGCTAAAAACACATACCAGGTACAATTTGTTCCTTTATTAAGCAAATTAATAATACAACCAATTATTTTATTACTAAGACCACTATTACAATTCTTTAGGTTCATTCTTCTGAAGGCATAACAAAGCCGTCAATAAAATGGAAGGATTTTGAGAATGTTAAAAGAATAGAAAATTCGGAATTGGAACGAGGTTATAAATTTGCTGTTGGACGATTCCAAGGAAGTTGGAAGGGAAATCAAGTTTTTATTCGCCAGCTATTAGGTAACTATAGAAACCTCTCTGTTGTATGCACTATTTTCTGTCATGACAAATTGGAACGATCACTTTTAAGGCTGATTTTTTTTGACTGGGGAAGTCACTTTCATAGCCGTCATTTTTTACTTTGAAAGGACCAGTTTCATGGCTGACTTTGAGAAATATGTATGGTTATACTAATAAAATAGATTTGCATAAGGGATGGGTGTATAATTTGTAACGTGCCGTCAGTGACACCACCGAGCTGGGTATTAAGACCTTCGACATTTGAATATATCTGTCTTACAGCTATCGACGACTGTGAGCTATTCAAACATGACGTGAGCGTTTTGAAAGCGTTGGACCATGATCACGTGATAACATTTCACGGTATCTGTGATGATCCACCCTATGTCGTGACGGAGTTTATGGAAAACCGATCCTTGTCTGAATTTCTAAAAAGTAAGCTTGTTTTTAAAGCGAATTATTAtatgatgttatgttatgttatgttatgttatgttatgttatgttatgttatgttatgttatttaaaaTAGAGTAATGTAGTGCATTAACAGAGATGTCCACCTTTCAGGCAACCAACAAATATAAGGAGGATCTTTGTAACTACTTCTGTGAATCATTGATCTTATAAACAGTTGCTAATGTTAAAGTGGATGTAGTTTTTAGAAGCGATCTGCTAAATTAACACTGActtgtattgtatgtacaatcaCGGTTTTCCTAGTTTGGTATTACACTGTATTGGTTTCAGTTACAATGCATTCGTTTTTATACTACCTTGTTTAGCTCTTTTTTCTcctgtctttctttctctttttcctGCCTTGTCTTGCCTTGCAATGTCATgccttgtcttgtcttgtcttgtcttgtcttgtcttgtctgttCTTCcgctcccctcccctcccctcccctcccttcccttcccttcccttcccttcggatctcttctcttctcttctcttctcttctcttctcttctcttcccctctcctctcctctcctctcctctcctctcctctcttccctcttctcttctcttcccTTCCCTTCTCCTCTCCTCTCCCCTGCCCTCCCCTGCCCTCCCCTGCCCcctctgttctgttctgttctgttctgttctgttctgttctgttctgttctcttctcttctgttctgttctgttctcttctcttctcttctcttctcttctcttctcttctcttctcttctcttctcttctcttctcttctcttctattctcttctcttctcttctcttctcttctcttctcttctcttctcttctcttctcttctctagAAAGCGAGACAACATCCTTATCTGATGGTATAGCTATGGCATGTCAAGTAGCATCAGGTATGGCCTATATCGGGTCCAAAGGTTACGTTCATCGTGATGTAGCAGCCCGAAGTATACTGGTTggtaaaaataatatatgtaaagttGGTAACTTCAAGATGGCTGGTAAATTAAACAAGGCAAGTAACCATTCGTCGTCCCGTTTAACAGTAGCTTTTATTTGTCAGAGTCTGAGTAAACCCATGTAAATCGAATTATCAAACCGTCTACTGTCATATGACGTGTGGTGTTTGTTTACGAGTTATGTATACATTAACAAAATATTAGGTGGACACCGTAACACATATATGACAGACAATTTGAGATAGTATAGATATGTTTAGTGACCCCATATTTGTCATTGATGGGTAGCATTGTATCTACATTTAGACATGTAAAAAAAGAGTATGTATAAAATTCGAAGATTCACCGATTGAATGTGCACTATTTGCAAGTCTACCTCCTGGGCTTTGATacataaatatcatattttttcatattgCTTAAAGCAGATTAGATTTGTTTAAAATGGTGATAGTTGCTTTTGTATTTTATCAATCTTTTAAGCCATTAATCTATATGACTCCAAACCAAGTAAATCTTTTACCTATTGAACTTAGATAGATTTAGACACGTATATATACTGTCGATGCAGGATGCCGATGCAACACTGTCACAGTTATTGAACACTCTATACAGGTTACTGTTTGTAGAATCTTCATTGCATGAAGTAGTATAAATGACCTTGGGGCATCTTGAATGATTGATAGATTTTATTTCGTTTTCCATCATTAAAAGATCTAGAAGGCAGTAAGCTAGTTTTGATATATGCAGTACACCACACATACGTATATTGTAATTTGATCTGGAAGCAATAAACGCCTTTTTGCCCTATGTTGTGATTTGTTATATGGACGTTGTTATAAAGAAAGATGGCGGCGCCCATATGTTCGGTATGTAAGGAACTTCTGATTGGTCCCTGAGCTGGAGGATAATGGTACAGGTTGACCATGTGGTGGCGTGCTTAATGATGCAAGATGAGCTCGAGAGAGTAGTGTATCATatcatggatctattatctcaataatagatccatgatcACATTAACTACGTCATTTGAGCATAGTGAGAATTGATAGATGCTAACGTGTTATATTTATAGGACGGTGTTTATGAAATGTCGGCTGACGATATTATACCCGTTAAATGGACGGCTAGGGAAGTGTTGCTGGAAATAAAGTGCACCGTGAAATCTGATGTCTGGTCGTTTGGGATTTTATTATCTGAAATTGTTACACATGGACAGTTACCTTACCCAGGTACGTGCTACAGACGATGGCATCACCTCTATCTTGGAGGAAAAGAGTTCTTGAATGAAGGACGAAACACCCTTCTACAAATCTTGTACATCCAGTGGCACCGGCCATATACTTCGATAATGCTAATCTGACAACTTTATTCCATACGGACTGTGCTGGGTCAACCATGGTGGATTTGACCAAACCAAAAATAGTGGCATGGCCCggtctatatatataatctaaTGTATTTAGAGAGATTACATTGACAAAAGAAATTCTACTTACTTTTGAAACTATCAGTAATACCTGTCATGAAGGACAAACTGAAAGAAGCTCTTCCcgaataaaaatgcaaaatatgaacCTTTATTCTCTAGTCTGGAAAATCCACATCAGTTGAGATTTTCAAAGGTAAATAGGGATAAATACCTTAATAACCTTAAGAATTTTGAGTAAATTTAGAGTGGTTATTTCTAACTTGAAAAAAGTAGGAGTGAATATAGGTATACATGTtattaaagtaaatataaagaGGCGAGAACGattatagtatttgtatacatttgaatGCTTAAACCGTCAAATATATCAGATTGATATACAAGCTCTTTCATCTATGTTAGCCACCTATATCAAAACTAATAATCTGGCTCTGTTTTTTTTGTAGGCATGGTGAATGCAGAAGTACAGAAATTCGTTACCAATGGATACCACATGCCTCGTCCTGAGAAATGTCCAAGGAGCTTGTACGATGTCATGGTAACATGCTGGGAACCAGATCCTGCTGAGAGGCCCACCTTTGAACAGATGCAAGTGGACTTAATGGCTTTGAAATTATGAGATACTTTGGGCTGTAAGAAAAAATAGCCTTTCTGTTTTAATAATGAATAGCAGACGCTTATTAAAGAAAGGGGTGAATAGAAATTAAGTATTGCCTAAATTACCCACCTTTCCAAACCACTACCTACCTCTACAAACCCAACGCGTCAAGCTACCAATACCAACCACTAACAACCTACATATACCAAGACATAATTCTACCAACCTACACTGTCACTTACCTCTGCCCACTTCTACGGCTGACACTGTGTGACACATTATCACATACTACGGGGCAGAAATcttatcaatatattatattgctatttataattatgtttccATAGTATGAGATACCTCTTACATTATCCAAACCTTAACGTAGGACGCACCTCATATACTCAAGTACCATATTCATCGATGATATACACCGCTGCCTTCAATGGCGGCCACTTTTGCCATACCTCAGAGTTTACGTCACACGtttgctatttttttaaatgcatatTTAGTATAACACACCCAtggtgttaataataataataattagtttattgataaaatagacTGACCCAATTCTGAAATATATTCCGTTAAATTACGATTATTTACAATTCGACCAAAAGCTAGTGCAGCGTATATATACAAAGTTAGTGGTTGGCATGACGACCATCGACCATGTGCTCCTTTACATATCTAGCTccttccaaaaaaaaaaaaaattctagtgATATAGAAATTTCGccaaacaaaaatgtaattcataattgttttgtttatgaatAAATCTGCCTTTAAATACAATGTCTATTGAAAGTATTTGAATGtaataattttacaacaaaCTCCAATATGCCCCCACTGAATGCGGTGCTACTTGGAAGAGTTCGACCGGAAGTTGTGGAGGTCGTATGCGTAGGAGCTTGCTCGTATACTGTTACTTAGTTTGAGAAAAGTCGAACTCATACTTAAATCTTTATTAATAAACAGTTTCAACTTATTCTGTTGCTTTGTTCAAGCAAACTTGCTATTCCGAATGTCCCAATCaagataacatacatacatacatacatacatacatacatacatacatacatacatacatacatttactccTAAAAAAACCTTTAGAATGTACGGCTATAGTgtattcaatttccacattttgaaaaaaaaccaaactCATTTGCTCCTTTTCATGTTAAAACCTTAAAAAAGCACAGAACATGAACTGTGatgtacaatgacaaaacattaaaaCGTATAACCTACGGATATGCTACAAATGTTATATCTAACTTGAACGGTTGCTATAGCAATGGCTGATTTTCTAATCATTGTCATGAGATTTTGCGACATAATGGATTATTGATTAACGtgaaacattttaaaagatTAGTTTGAAACGTTACTATAATACTGTAACTTTGATTTTGCTAGAGGCGATAAGTTTTACTCCGACAGTGTAAAATTAATTGCTTTTAAGCTTGTAAATTAACACGCAAGCaacaaaatgtattcaaaaGGCGTTTGATACAATACGATTCTGACACACCCGTTTCCTTCTAGACTACTACCTTCCCATGTTGACTTTGAAATGGAAACGTATGTTTGCCCTTAAACTGAACGAAGAGATTATTAGTTGCAATATATACTATTCATTTACAGTGCAGTGACTATAGAATGGGAATTGAATCTCCAAAGAGGGTACACTTCATGTAATTTGAACGTCACGGAAGATAATGATGgaaaaatctgatgtaggaataccattcgatttctttattttccttcattcCGGGAGTGATCCCCATCTTCCTTATTATACACGTCATCGGTAAAGGTCAAAGGCCCGATAGcgtcattttcaatttcttacTTGTCGGTGAAAAAACATAACTTGACGTTTGTAGGCGTGGTAAGATAAGACTGAGTTTTGCTTACTTTTTCAATCCACACTAACTAATAGTCATTTATTCCACCACCCCAATATGCATATTTTCGACTGAGGATCACAACGTACCCCTCCCAAAAACATCGACGTGAGGCGTATTTGtggtgtgtatatttgtatgattgCTAAGTCGAGTGCAAGAAGGTCGTATCTgatatacaaattgtataaCAGATACAACCTTCCTGCGATGTCAATGACGTGACGTAAATGTAAAATGATGTTTGTCATTCTCCTTTCTATCTAGTCAGATTACCAAGCTGTATAGATTATCGTACAGACATGAATTTCTTACGCGGTTCTCCCATTCTTATTTTTTGGCCCATGACTATAAGCTCTTCTCGCCCAGCAGCAGCCCAGCGGTGTTCCTACCTGAAAATATGACCAAGGTAGCCTATGTATTACTTTTATAAAGATAAATACAAGAAGAGCGATGAatcaaatggaaaaaatgacGAATTTGCTAAACTTGGCATATTTTAGAACTCGCAAAGTCGAAGTTTAGATATGTCTGCATTATAAATTCAAACAAGTTTAATAAATTATATCCTATCTTTGTTTTAGTCTCCAGATACCTTCAGCAATTCTTGAAAAAAATGCCGGGTCAGTCCGtgtaactcttctcttttttgaggaggaataaaggaacaacaacaacaacaacaacaacaactcactcactcactcactcactcactcactcactcactcactcactcactcactcactcactcactcactcactcactcactcactttgTATTTTTGCGAATTGagttgtaactcttctctttgaggaggaataaagaaacaacaacaacaacaacaacaacaacaacaactcactcactcactcactcactcactcactcactcactcactcactcggtCGGtcggcaacaacaacaacaacaacaactcactcactcactcactcactcactcactcactcactcactcactcactcactcactcactcactcactcactcactcactcggtcggtcggtcggtcggtcagtcaatcaatcaatcaatcaatcaatcaatcaatcagcctgtctgtctgtctgtctgtctgtctgtctgtctgtctgtctgtctgtctgtctgtctgtctgtctgtctgtctgtctgtccgtccgtccgtccatccatcagTCAGTCGCTTCAATATTAATTAATAGGCTAGTCAATCAATTTCATTAAACAACTCAACTCCTTTGCAT
It includes:
- the LOC144445802 gene encoding tyrosine-protein kinase SRK3-like, with amino-acid sequence MESQLERRKCENGVNEFLITDYLDELGPALDDDDRLLLQETRDLIMQESNSVLSNVCFTVIGKAIRVQFYCGDENNKCSIHLDGTDKPKGHWRERVDYDSSDSSDDEVSSEDETEVKFPSIKWKDFENVKRIENSELERGYKFAVGRFQGSWKGNQVFIRQLLAIDDCELFKHDVSVLKALDHDHVITFHGICDDPPYVVTEFMENRSLSEFLKSNETTSLSDGIAMACQVASGMAYIGSKGYVHRDVAARSILVGKNNICKVGNFKMAGKLNKDGVYEMSADDIIPVKWTAREVLLEIKCTVKSDVWSFGILLSEIVTHGQLPYPGMVNAEVQKFVTNGYHMPRPEKCPRSLYDVMVTCWEPDPAERPTFEQMQVDLMALKL